The following are encoded together in the Terriglobia bacterium genome:
- a CDS encoding amidohydrolase family protein, whose product MPGILFTNAVIFEGTEEKLRPGEVAVEGDRIVSVAAPNERLPRAGREVIDLGGATLMPGLINTHSHLTYNNGTTVAELTGMPVEEHVLFTMHNAKLALDMGFTSLIGAASAKPRLDVVIRNEINAGKIPGPRMLAGSPELTVTGGLADDNQLNQQHPSISIICDGPDEFRKVTRMLVREGVDLIKFNNSGDSFCYPRMAGYHNPMTDDEVKAITETAQNVGKRIAAHAHADSSVRQCLKFGVEFIFHATFATDETIELLANARRRHYVSPAIAARYNTTYEAAEWGITTDVAEMIGNKRELEEGIKVMRKMHAAGIKILPFGDYGFAWLPHGTESRDLEHFVNLFGFAPWEALRAATAYGGEAWAGDTGEKLGRVREGYLADLIVVDGNPLLDLSLLQDRRALLAIIRDGVFHKRYQGRTVAELS is encoded by the coding sequence ATGCCAGGAATATTGTTCACGAATGCTGTGATATTCGAGGGCACCGAAGAAAAACTCAGGCCCGGCGAAGTCGCTGTCGAAGGCGATCGCATTGTGTCCGTCGCGGCTCCGAACGAGCGTCTGCCGCGCGCCGGGCGGGAAGTGATCGATCTGGGGGGCGCCACGTTGATGCCAGGTCTCATCAACACTCACTCGCACCTGACCTACAACAACGGAACGACTGTCGCGGAACTCACCGGCATGCCTGTCGAAGAGCACGTTCTCTTCACCATGCATAACGCTAAGCTCGCACTCGATATGGGATTCACCTCGCTAATCGGCGCGGCCTCGGCGAAGCCCCGGCTAGATGTCGTGATCCGGAACGAAATCAATGCGGGAAAAATCCCAGGACCCCGGATGCTTGCCGGCTCGCCGGAACTCACCGTTACGGGCGGTCTCGCCGACGACAACCAGCTCAATCAGCAACATCCTTCGATATCGATCATCTGCGACGGCCCGGACGAGTTCCGCAAAGTAACCAGGATGCTGGTGCGCGAAGGCGTGGACCTGATCAAGTTCAACAACTCAGGCGATAGCTTTTGCTATCCGCGTATGGCCGGCTATCACAATCCGATGACGGACGACGAGGTCAAGGCGATTACTGAAACCGCTCAGAATGTCGGCAAGCGGATCGCCGCTCACGCGCACGCCGATTCTTCCGTGCGCCAGTGCCTCAAATTCGGCGTGGAATTCATCTTCCATGCAACCTTCGCGACCGACGAAACTATAGAACTTCTCGCGAACGCCCGGCGCCGGCATTACGTCTCGCCGGCGATCGCCGCGCGCTATAACACCACTTACGAAGCCGCGGAATGGGGCATCACGACCGACGTCGCCGAGATGATCGGTAACAAACGCGAACTGGAAGAAGGCATCAAGGTCATGCGCAAGATGCATGCGGCCGGGATCAAGATCCTGCCGTTCGGCGACTACGGTTTTGCCTGGCTGCCGCACGGCACCGAATCGCGCGATCTGGAACATTTTGTGAATCTCTTCGGTTTCGCGCCATGGGAAGCATTGCGCGCCGCCACCGCTTACGGCGGAGAAGCCTGGGCCGGTGACACAGGAGAAAAACTCGGGCGGGTACGCGAAGGATACCTCGCGGATCTGATTGTCGTCGATGGAAATCCGCTATTGGATCTCAGCCTGCTGCAAGACCGCCGCGCTCTGCTCGCGATTATCCGGGACGGCGTCTTTCACAAGCGATATCAGGGTCGCACGGTCGCCGAGCTTTCCTAA